A genomic stretch from Microtus pennsylvanicus isolate mMicPen1 chromosome 11, mMicPen1.hap1, whole genome shotgun sequence includes:
- the Mrnip gene encoding MRN complex-interacting protein, with amino-acid sequence MAPSQQSRVLRCCSCHLFQAHQVKKSLKWTCKACGEKQSFVRAYGEGSGADCRRHVQKLNLLQGQVSELSLRSMAKAAREEENACPQQTENGRQQALSEPLESRWLKYLDKDCEDQELDRGRAALAEWPGLPCSPAQPRKRKWNQNTGKPPRSLHVQDLDSVKDSFECQDSTGLFGTEQQGSSPALGTAAHIRELGFPRWKLPSPVLQAKTQSSKWARFLLSPGNSPHVDGNPSRPLQESTRLADAAQAEQGTLEARTPGDGHFSGAPAIVQPAQTTHTATPQPERPSRKTPDQPWATGIPQADGRPLAQGAQKAPSMQLYNLFTTGEDFEDDL; translated from the exons ATGGCGCCCTCTCAGCAGTCTCGGGTCCTGCGGTGCTGCAGCTGCCACCTCTTTCAGGCGCATCAG GTGAAAAAGAGTCTCAAATGGACATGCAAGGCTTGTGGAGAGAAGCAGTCCTTTGTGCGG GCTTATGGTGAAGGCTCTGGTGCTGACTGTAGACGCCATGTCCAAAAGCTAAATCTGCTGCAGGGACAAGTGTCAGAGCTGTCACTCAG GTCTATGGCCAAAGCTgcaagggaagaggaaaatgcaTGCCCTCAGCAGACTGAGAACGGCAGGCAGCAG GCACTGTCTGAGCCCCTGGAGTCCCGTTGGCTGAAGTATCTGGACAAGGACTGTGAGGACCAGGAGCTGGACAGAGGAAGAGCAGCTCTTGCTGAATGGCCAGGTCTGCCCTGCAGTCCAGCCCAACCGAGGAAGAG gaaATGGAATCAGAACACAGGGAAGCCTCCACGCAGCCTGCATGTCCAGGACTTGGACAGTGTTAAAGACAGCTTTGAATGCCAG GACTCCACTGGCCTGTTTGGAACAGAGCAACAAGGTAGCAGTCCTGCCCTCGGAACTGCAGCCCACATCAGGGAACTTGGTTTTCCAAGGTGGAAACTACCAAGCCCTGTCCTGCAGGCTAAGACCCAATCTTCTAAATGGGCACGGTTTCTCCTGTCACCTGGGAACAGCCCACATGTGGATGGAAACCCATCAAGGCCTCTGCAGGAGAGCACCAGGCTAGCTGACGCAGCACAAGCTGAGCAAGGGACCCTTGAGGCCAGGACTCCAGGGGATGGCCACTTCAGCGGGGCTCCTGCCATTGTCCAGCCTGCCCAAACCACTCACACTGCCACACCCCAGCCAGAGAGGCCTAGCAGGAAGACCCCAGATCAGCCATGGGCCACAGGGATTCCCCAAGCAGATGGTAGGCCCTTGGCTCAAGGGGCACAGAAGGCCCCATCCATGCAACTGTACAACCTCTTTACAACTGGGGAGGACTTTGAAGATGACCTGTAG